A window of the Streptomyces sp. Ag109_O5-10 genome harbors these coding sequences:
- a CDS encoding DsbA family oxidoreductase yields MRVEIWTDIACPWCYVATARFDRGLAAFAHRDQVEVVHRSFELNPRAENGSVPIIDAVAAQYGRTREQQVAREEQAAALAREVGLAFRVGGRVFGNTFDLHRLIHLAKSRGRQAELMGLAFQANFAEERSVYDRETQVALAVEAGLDADEARAVLDDPDAFAAEVRADERRAADLGVTGVPFFVLNRRYGVGGVQSPDAFTQALDQAWADR; encoded by the coding sequence ATGCGTGTCGAAATATGGACTGACATCGCCTGCCCCTGGTGCTACGTCGCAACGGCGCGCTTCGATCGGGGTCTTGCCGCCTTCGCTCACCGTGACCAGGTGGAGGTGGTGCACCGGTCGTTCGAGCTGAACCCGCGGGCGGAGAACGGCTCGGTGCCGATCATCGACGCGGTCGCCGCGCAGTACGGGCGCACCCGTGAGCAGCAGGTCGCCAGAGAAGAGCAGGCTGCGGCCCTGGCCCGGGAAGTCGGTCTGGCATTCCGCGTCGGTGGGCGCGTCTTCGGGAACACCTTCGACCTGCACCGGCTCATTCACCTCGCCAAGTCCCGTGGCAGGCAGGCCGAGCTCATGGGCCTCGCCTTCCAGGCGAACTTCGCGGAAGAGCGTTCGGTCTACGACCGGGAGACCCAGGTCGCTCTCGCCGTCGAAGCGGGGCTGGACGCGGATGAGGCGCGCGCGGTGCTCGACGACCCTGACGCGTTCGCCGCCGAGGTGCGGGCCGACGAGCGACGGGCGGCCGACCTCGGCGTCACCGGCGTGCCCTTCTTCGTGCTGAACCGGCGGTACGGGGTGGGCGGTGTGCAGTCGCCGGACGCGTTCACGCAGGCGCTGGACCAGGCCTGGGCGGACCGGTGA
- a CDS encoding type 1 glutamine amidotransferase domain-containing protein, which yields MARVLFIVSGATYWVLKDGTRYATGYWAEEFAMPYKAITEAGHDVVVATPGGVVPNVDMMSLRPSMAGGEEGALELEAIIRSAEVMRRPLKLSDVRLEDYDAVYLPGGHGPMSDLAFDADAGRLLTAQLASGRPLAIVCHAPAAMLATRIHGESPFKGYRVTCFTDEEEEGVGLASRAPWLLETDLKAKVGVDFSRGPIWEPYMVEDRNLITGQNPHSAAVLADRLLGVLK from the coding sequence ATGGCGAGAGTCCTCTTCATAGTGAGTGGGGCGACGTACTGGGTGCTCAAGGACGGCACCAGGTATGCGACGGGGTACTGGGCGGAAGAGTTCGCGATGCCCTACAAGGCGATCACGGAAGCCGGCCATGATGTCGTGGTCGCGACGCCCGGCGGTGTGGTCCCGAACGTCGACATGATGAGCCTGCGGCCTTCGATGGCCGGTGGTGAGGAGGGGGCCCTGGAGCTTGAGGCCATCATCCGCTCCGCCGAGGTGATGCGGCGGCCGCTCAAGCTGTCGGACGTGCGCCTGGAGGACTACGACGCGGTGTACCTGCCCGGCGGTCACGGTCCGATGTCCGACCTGGCCTTCGACGCCGACGCCGGCCGGCTGCTGACGGCACAGTTGGCCTCGGGCAGGCCACTCGCCATCGTGTGCCACGCCCCGGCCGCGATGCTGGCCACCAGGATCCACGGCGAGTCCCCGTTCAAGGGCTACCGGGTCACGTGCTTCACGGACGAGGAGGAAGAGGGTGTCGGCCTGGCCTCACGGGCGCCGTGGCTGCTGGAGACCGACCTGAAGGCGAAGGTCGGCGTCGACTTCAGCCGGGGCCCGATCTGGGAGCCGTACATGGTGGAGGACCGCAACCTCATCACCGGGCAGAACCCTCACTCGGCGGCCGTCCTCGCCGACCGGCTCCTCGGGGTCCTCAAGTGA
- a CDS encoding DsbA family protein, with protein sequence MTAPASPESPTPVDFWFDPVCPWTWLTSRWLLDVAARRPLQVSWHVMSLSILNENRLDELPERIRVLMGDAWAPVRVLTAARLHHGSEVLEPLYTALGARYHLEQQPKNRATLEAALRDAGLPAELAGAGDTDRYDEELRASHANGITLVGQDVGSPIIAVPGTDPVGDPVAFFGPVVNPAPKGEDAARLWDGVLAVASAPSFYEIKRTRTGGPDFS encoded by the coding sequence ATGACCGCGCCCGCCTCCCCCGAATCCCCGACCCCCGTGGACTTCTGGTTCGACCCCGTCTGCCCGTGGACCTGGCTGACGTCCCGTTGGCTCCTCGATGTCGCCGCCCGGCGCCCTCTGCAGGTGTCCTGGCACGTCATGAGCCTCTCCATCCTGAACGAGAACCGGCTGGACGAACTGCCCGAGCGCATCCGCGTGCTCATGGGCGATGCCTGGGCGCCGGTACGTGTGCTGACCGCCGCCCGCCTCCACCACGGATCCGAGGTGCTGGAACCGCTGTACACCGCCCTGGGCGCCCGGTACCACCTGGAGCAGCAGCCGAAGAACCGGGCCACGCTCGAAGCGGCCCTGCGGGACGCGGGGCTGCCAGCCGAACTGGCGGGCGCCGGCGACACGGACCGTTACGACGAGGAGCTGCGCGCTTCGCACGCCAACGGAATCACCCTCGTCGGCCAGGACGTCGGCAGCCCGATCATCGCCGTGCCGGGCACCGACCCGGTCGGCGATCCGGTCGCCTTCTTCGGACCCGTCGTGAACCCCGCCCCCAAGGGCGAGGACGCGGCCCGGCTCTGGGACGGCGTGCTCGCCGTGGCCTCCGCGCCCAGCTTCTACGAGATCAAGCGCACGCGCACCGGCGGTCCCGACTTCAGCTGA
- a CDS encoding YbhB/YbcL family Raf kinase inhibitor-like protein encodes MPHSADPYDALPPVPAFTLCSDDIADGKTLDVAQRSAIFGRPGGDRSPHLEWSGYPSGTRSFAVTCFDSDALTVSGFWHWAVHDIPASVHGLAAGAGDVDGASLPAGARALTNDAGRRGFLGAAPAPGEEPHRYMFVVHALDVPALDDVTTTASPAWLGFRLVAHGLARARLTPVYGIPGGSG; translated from the coding sequence ATGCCTCACTCTGCCGATCCCTACGACGCGCTGCCCCCGGTGCCGGCATTCACGCTGTGCAGCGACGACATCGCCGACGGGAAGACCCTGGACGTGGCGCAGCGCAGCGCCATCTTCGGCCGTCCTGGCGGGGACCGCTCCCCGCATCTGGAGTGGAGCGGGTATCCGTCCGGCACGAGGAGCTTCGCCGTCACATGTTTCGACTCGGACGCGCTGACGGTCAGTGGTTTCTGGCACTGGGCCGTGCACGACATCCCCGCGTCGGTGCACGGACTTGCCGCCGGTGCGGGAGACGTCGACGGAGCGAGCCTGCCCGCCGGGGCGCGGGCGCTGACCAACGACGCCGGCCGGCGCGGGTTCCTCGGCGCCGCACCTGCGCCGGGGGAAGAGCCTCACCGGTACATGTTCGTCGTTCACGCGCTCGACGTGCCCGCTCTCGACGACGTGACGACGACGGCGAGCCCCGCCTGGCTCGGCTTCCGACTCGTGGCCCACGGTCTGGCGCGGGCGAGGCTCACACCGGTGTACGGCATCCCCGGCGGGTCGGGCTGA
- a CDS encoding nucleotide disphospho-sugar-binding domain-containing protein: MVVMPGMPGQARQAARPQAAGAGLALPAGEQGPESVISAVGRLLTEPAFTAAARRPRDEIAAMPSATEVAARPVASTGAQTTREAPARGRPSGAAPTL; the protein is encoded by the coding sequence ATGGTCGTGATGCCGGGAATGCCCGGCCAGGCGCGTCAGGCCGCTCGTCCCCAGGCGGCGGGAGCCGGACTGGCGCTCCCCGCGGGGGAGCAGGGGCCGGAATCGGTCATCTCCGCCGTCGGCAGGCTGCTGACCGAGCCTGCCTTTACCGCCGCCGCGCGTCGCCCGCGCGACGAGATAGCCGCCATGCCGTCTGCCACGGAGGTGGCGGCGCGGCCGGTCGCCTCGACCGGCGCGCAGACGACGAGGGAGGCACCCGCCCGCGGGCGGCCGTCCGGAGCCGCGCCTACCCTGTAG
- a CDS encoding YbfB/YjiJ family MFS transporter, translated as MGVGRFVYTPILPLMHAQAGLSTGAGANLATANYVGYLLGALAGTLAPRLMRSAAVLRGSLLALVATLAGMALTHSTTVWLLLRLGAGVFSAMVFVIAAGSLLSHLREHPAHLPGWAFGGVGAGIALSGALVLVLRTVGNWQAAWWASAALAAVLTLGAWGLRPEPAPRPAPSAPAARAGATGPRTHRWFGALFASYTLEGIGYIIAGTFLVAAINQRSPGWIGSGAWVLVGLAAIPSAALWAGLGRRWSRPDLLLAALGVQAVGIALPALVGGVAPALISAVLFGATFIGVSTLALGAGAHLRFPRAVALLTAGYSVGQILGPLVAAPLLHDGYHRALLLAAGIVLAAALAALALRVRFPHAMPTPNAVPRTGPTSGHEQLPVTAEAASEA; from the coding sequence ATGGGCGTCGGCCGCTTCGTGTACACCCCCATCCTTCCGCTGATGCACGCCCAGGCGGGACTGTCGACCGGTGCCGGAGCGAACCTGGCGACCGCGAACTACGTGGGCTACCTGCTCGGGGCACTGGCGGGCACCCTCGCCCCCCGGCTGATGCGCTCTGCCGCGGTACTGCGCGGCAGTCTGCTGGCACTGGTGGCCACGCTGGCCGGGATGGCGCTCACACACAGCACCACCGTCTGGCTGCTCCTGCGGCTCGGCGCGGGCGTCTTCAGCGCGATGGTCTTCGTGATCGCCGCCGGCTCCCTGCTCAGCCATCTGCGGGAGCACCCGGCCCACCTGCCAGGCTGGGCCTTCGGCGGAGTCGGGGCGGGCATCGCGCTGTCCGGCGCGCTCGTCCTCGTGCTGCGCACGGTCGGCAACTGGCAGGCCGCGTGGTGGGCCTCGGCAGCACTGGCCGCGGTGCTCACCCTCGGTGCGTGGGGCCTGCGCCCCGAGCCCGCTCCCCGGCCGGCTCCCTCGGCACCGGCTGCCCGGGCCGGGGCGACGGGGCCGCGGACCCACCGCTGGTTCGGTGCCCTGTTCGCGTCCTACACGCTGGAGGGAATCGGCTACATCATCGCCGGCACCTTCCTGGTCGCAGCCATCAACCAGAGATCGCCCGGCTGGATCGGCAGCGGCGCGTGGGTGCTGGTGGGGCTGGCGGCCATCCCCTCCGCCGCCCTCTGGGCCGGTCTGGGACGCCGCTGGTCGCGGCCGGACCTGCTGCTCGCCGCGCTCGGAGTCCAGGCCGTGGGCATCGCCCTGCCCGCGCTGGTGGGGGGAGTCGCGCCCGCGCTGATCTCCGCGGTGCTGTTCGGCGCCACCTTCATCGGCGTGAGCACCCTGGCCCTGGGGGCGGGGGCACATCTGCGGTTCCCGCGTGCCGTCGCCCTGCTGACCGCCGGGTACTCGGTGGGTCAGATCCTCGGCCCACTGGTGGCGGCGCCGCTCCTGCACGACGGCTACCACCGCGCCCTGCTCCTGGCCGCCGGCATCGTCCTGGCCGCGGCGCTGGCCGCCCTGGCGCTGCGCGTCAGGTTCCCGCACGCCATGCCGACACCGAACGCTGTGCCGCGCACCGGACCCACATCCGGCCACGAGCAACTCCCGGTCACGGCGGAGGCGGCTTCCGAGGCCTGA
- a CDS encoding TetR/AcrR family transcriptional regulator, producing MGRTSDARNKILTAARSLMEQRGYSALGVAEICKTADVPKGSFYYFFDSKETLALAVIDQHWADEQREWECALDGDAEPLQRLRRLFESMETQQQAGQDGCGSVLGCMFGNLSLEMSNHAEAVRRRLQEIFETQVELVASVVVEAQQRGEVTVADAHAVARSMVALTEGQVLFAKLHNDPAQLGTLWPNCRALLGVQDQQVPAHA from the coding sequence ATGGGACGGACGAGTGATGCCAGGAACAAGATCCTTACCGCCGCTCGGTCACTGATGGAGCAGCGGGGCTACTCAGCGCTGGGCGTCGCCGAGATCTGCAAGACTGCTGACGTACCCAAGGGCAGTTTCTACTACTTCTTCGACTCCAAGGAAACCCTGGCCCTCGCCGTGATCGACCAGCACTGGGCCGACGAGCAGCGCGAGTGGGAGTGCGCGCTGGACGGCGACGCCGAGCCCCTGCAGCGGCTGCGGCGGCTCTTCGAGTCCATGGAGACGCAGCAGCAGGCCGGGCAGGACGGCTGCGGATCGGTCCTCGGGTGCATGTTCGGGAATCTCTCCCTGGAGATGAGCAATCACGCCGAGGCCGTGCGCCGACGCCTGCAGGAGATCTTCGAGACCCAGGTGGAACTGGTCGCTTCGGTCGTCGTCGAGGCCCAGCAGCGGGGCGAGGTGACCGTGGCCGACGCGCACGCCGTCGCCCGCTCCATGGTCGCCCTGACCGAGGGCCAGGTGCTCTTCGCCAAGCTGCACAACGACCCCGCTCAGCTCGGCACGCTCTGGCCGAACTGCCGCGCCCTGCTGGGCGTACAGGATCAGCAGGTTCCGGCGCACGCCTGA